The sequence below is a genomic window from Thalassomonas haliotis.
CCAGGCCTTCAATCAAAACCTGGGCAGCTGGAATGTATCGAATGTCACAAATATGAGCGGCATGTTCCATCATGCCAGAGCCTACAATCAAGATCTGAACAGCTGGGATGTTTCAAATGTCACGGATATGGGCGCTATGTTCTCTATGGCCGAGGTCTTTAATCAGGATCTAAGCAGCTGGGATGTATCGAAAGTCACGGATATGGGCGCTATGTTCTTTGAGGCCAAGGTCTTTAATCAGGATCTAAGCAACTGGGATGTATCGAATGTCCTGTCTATGCACACCATGTTCTCGGGTACCACGAATTTCAATCAGGACCTGAGCAGTTGGGATGTATCAAATGCCACGAATATGTTCTGGATGTTTAAGGGAGTAACGCTTTCAACAGAGAACTATGACGCATTACTGATAGGTTGGCTTAACCTTCCTTTGCAGCACGATGTTGCTTTTCACGGTGGCGACAGTCAATATTCAAATTCAGCGCAAAGCGCCAGAGATGTTCTCACGTATAGCTATGGGTGGGAGATAACCGATGGCGGTGTTGCCAATTAAGTTGACCATGCAAAATGTGAATGTTCAGGCACCGTTTCTTAATCGTACCGACTGAGGAGGCAGATATTGGGGGGCAATCCCCAATATCTGCCCTGCATTATTTGCTGTCCGCTGTTGGACCCTTAAATAAGCGAAGTGCGTATTCCAAATTGAGTGCAGATAATGTCTGGAAAATGGCTGTCTGATTGCCTTAACCCCCGTATAGTCTCTGCCTGCAGGGCTTTTTTTATTCACTGTTCTGGCAGCTTATTGCTTCATAATGTTAGCCGGGTCACTTATGAGAGTTGGGAAAAGGGCAAAAGTGAGCCTAAAATGAACCAGTCTTATGCTCTGCAAGCTTATTGCCAGATCAATCTCTCACCTATATTTAACCGCTTTGATGAGCTCAAAAAAGAATTCGACCGGTATAAAACGCTTGTCGATGACAACCAAATCAGCTTAGAGCATCAGCAAGGAAAAACCACCTTAACGGGGAGCTAGAAATTCCTTGCCTGACAAAAGTCGATAAATTATTTGAATATTATGTGACGATGTCACTGAGATTCATTTTTTACCGGCATAAAATCGCTTTGAGTTAAACAAAACAACAGGTTGATTATTATGAACAAAAATGAAGGCTTTATTGACCGTACACTGCGCATTATTCTAGGACTGCTTTTATTGGCGATGGTTTTTATCGGGCCGCAGACATTTTGGGGTTATGTTGGTTTGATCCCGCTCGTTACCGGTTTAGTGGGTTTTTG
It includes:
- a CDS encoding YgaP family membrane protein, which produces MNKNEGFIDRTLRIILGLLLLAMVFIGPQTFWGYVGLIPLVTGLVGFCPLYKIFGFSSCPLKS